A genomic segment from Moorena sp. SIOASIH encodes:
- the gltX gene encoding glutamate--tRNA ligase produces the protein MTVRVRIAPSPTGNLHIGTARTAVFNWLFARRHSGKFVLRIEDTDQTRSREEYTQNILDGLSWLGLEWDEGPFFQSQRLDLYSAAIQQLLDKGLAYRCYTTAEELEQLREAQKARKEAPRYDNRHRNLTPEQQAAFEAEGRKPVIRFMIDNDREIVWNDLVRGKVTWKGSDLGGDMVIARASQENDIGQPLYNLAVVVDDIDMQITHVIRGEDHIANTAKQILLYEALGSVVPEFSHTPLILNHEGRKLSKRDGVTSIFDFKAMGFTPEAMVNYMTLLGWSPPDSTQEIFTLAQAAQKFGFERVNPAGAKFDWAKLDWINSQYVHQMSASELVDLLIPYWESAGYNCDPVANRPWLEQLTAMIGPSLTRLPEAVEMTRMFFTESVEYTEQAVEQLKKAGASEVVQAILDQLGNYQQLSPEEAKQIINQVTKAQKVKKGLVMRSLRAALTGDVNGPDLIESWVLLHQRGFDQTRLKESLLQVA, from the coding sequence GTGACAGTTAGAGTCCGTATTGCCCCAAGTCCAACCGGAAATTTACACATTGGTACCGCTAGAACCGCTGTATTTAACTGGCTATTTGCCCGTCGCCACAGCGGTAAGTTTGTTCTGCGCATTGAAGACACCGACCAAACGCGATCGCGAGAGGAATATACCCAAAACATCCTCGATGGTTTAAGTTGGCTGGGACTGGAATGGGACGAAGGACCATTTTTCCAATCCCAACGTCTTGACCTTTATAGTGCTGCTATTCAACAACTTTTAGACAAGGGATTGGCTTATCGCTGCTACACCACAGCTGAGGAACTAGAACAACTGCGGGAAGCTCAAAAGGCTAGAAAAGAAGCCCCCCGCTATGACAATCGCCATCGCAATTTGACACCAGAACAACAAGCAGCATTTGAGGCGGAAGGGCGCAAGCCGGTGATCCGCTTTATGATTGATAATGACCGGGAGATTGTCTGGAATGATCTAGTCCGAGGTAAAGTCACTTGGAAAGGGAGTGACCTTGGAGGTGATATGGTGATTGCTAGGGCGTCTCAAGAGAATGATATCGGTCAGCCTCTGTACAACCTAGCTGTGGTGGTGGATGACATTGATATGCAAATTACCCATGTCATTCGCGGTGAAGACCATATTGCGAATACTGCTAAACAGATTTTGCTCTATGAAGCCCTAGGGAGTGTAGTCCCAGAATTTTCCCATACACCTCTGATTCTTAACCATGAGGGACGGAAGCTATCCAAGCGCGATGGTGTAACCTCTATTTTTGACTTCAAAGCCATGGGCTTTACCCCTGAGGCGATGGTTAATTATATGACATTGCTGGGATGGTCTCCCCCTGACTCCACTCAGGAAATCTTTACCTTGGCTCAAGCCGCTCAAAAGTTCGGTTTTGAACGGGTTAACCCAGCCGGGGCAAAGTTTGACTGGGCTAAGCTGGATTGGATTAATAGTCAATATGTCCACCAGATGAGTGCATCTGAGTTAGTGGACTTGCTGATTCCCTACTGGGAAAGTGCTGGGTACAACTGTGATCCTGTGGCAAATCGCCCTTGGCTGGAACAGTTGACTGCTATGATTGGGCCAAGTTTGACTCGCTTGCCAGAAGCAGTAGAGATGACTCGGATGTTCTTTACTGAGTCAGTTGAGTACACTGAACAGGCAGTAGAGCAGCTGAAAAAAGCTGGTGCTAGTGAGGTGGTTCAAGCTATTCTTGACCAACTCGGTAATTACCAACAGCTGAGTCCAGAGGAAGCTAAGCAGATTATTAACCAAGTCACAAAAGCGCAAAAGGTCAAGAAAGGATTGGTTATGCGATCGCTTCGTGCTGCACTAACTGGGGATGTCAATGGTCCTGATTTGATCGAATCCTGGGTACTGCTTCATCAGCGAGGGTTTGACCAAACTCGCTTGAAGG